The DNA window ATTTTGGAGAAAAGGCAGGTGATAAAGATGATGTTCAAATATGAGTTGAAAAAGATCTTTTCTAAGCGGGTTAATCAGGTTTTGCTTGCGGCAGTGCTTGTGGTGACGATTATTTATTCCGGTATGGCAATCGGAAGTATGCGCTATGTGGATGAAGAGGGGCAAAATCACACTGGGATTGAATCGGGACGGCTTCTGGCTGAAAATATCAATCAATGGAAAGGGGAACTTACAGCGGAGAAAATTTCCGAAGTAATAAATGATTACAAGACGATATCTGCCAAATATCCGGATGAAATACCAAATACAGAATATGGAAAAACAGTACAGTCATATTATGATATTTATAGTTTTGTAATTGGCATAATGACTCCAGATTCAGAATGGAATGAAAGTGTAGTATATCAGCTTTCAGATGAACAGCTACAGAATATCTATACAATCTATCAGGACAATATGAAGAAAATAGTGGAAGAGTATGGTACTACACCTGAAAAGAGAAGTTATCTGGAAAGCGTTTATAAAAAGATAGAAATACCTTTTATGTTCGAAGCAAAAGATTCCTGGACTACGATGACAATGTACGCACAAACTTATGTACTGTTAATGGCAGTGATCATAGGTTTTTTGGTAGCTGGTATATTTTCCGGAGAGTTCCGCCCGGGAACAGAGGATGTTTTTTTTTGCCACTAAATATGGAAGAACGAAGGCAATAAAAAACAAGATTTTTGCGGGAATACTTGTGTCAACGGTTACCTATTGTGTCGTTACTACTATCGGAACACATTTTATCAACCTCGTTGCTATCATGTGAACACAATTCTTCAGTTCTATGTCGTCCTCTTGCATTTTTTCTTTGTGGTTTAAATTTAGCACCATCCACGTTATTCTTCAAGCCCGTTTTATAAACAAATGTCAATTGTGCAGGGTCAACATTTCCATTTTCATCAAGTCCACCTACAATTACTTTTTCAACAATGCTTTCAAACACATAGCGGTCGAATTTATCAAGAACTTCATTCTGTTCCAAAGTTTTCTTAAACTCTTTCAGACGTTTTTTTATGTCTTTTTCATTATCAGAAGTTTCTTGTAATTTTTTTCTTTCTTCAACAAGCTGTTCTTGTTTGCTTACTAAATCAGCATATTTACTTTCGTAGGTTTCCTTATCAATAATTTCTTCCAGACGCATATCCACAAGTTTACTTTTTTTCTTCTCTAATGCGCCTATCTCTTTTTCTGCTTTTGCAAGTTGTTTTGACACCACACTACTACTAAGCGTATCGTCCATTCTCTGCAAAAATTCTTCCAGAACATC is part of the Blautia faecicola genome and encodes:
- a CDS encoding helix-turn-helix domain-containing protein, yielding MYAYENIEMSLNYIEQHLSEKIETEKLAEIACLSTFYYQRLFKRLVKRSVQEYIKLRRLAMVIAELNNSEERILDIALKYGFSDHANFTRAFKEVYHITPDEYRKNVPMLNTFDKVIWQCVTATKKGKKFCKHSKGIPETAIEEAFVESYRLLCDDNKDVLEEFLQRMDDTLSSSVVSKQLAKAEKEIGALEKKKSKLVDMRLEEIIDKETYESKYADLVSKQEQLVEERKKLQETSDNEKDIKKRLKEFKKTLEQNEVLDKFDRYVFESIVEKVIVGGLDENGNVDPAQLTFVYKTGLKNNVDGAKFKPQRKNARGRHRTEELCSHDSNEVDKMCSDSSNDTIGNR